A single region of the bacterium genome encodes:
- a CDS encoding GNAT family N-acetyltransferase, whose translation YKWRFVYEEQGFKTFYLIANDEKDNIAGIFPFAKIPMFLNDSIHSMPLGGAYGGPLSRSAEVITALMKRMDEICLKENVACANILMNPHMDNTELIRHCRTVGYKPTYTADKSPNIFVLNALDYKIVWKSFDRMVRKAIRKAKREGVFIIKNDWNLMDEYYSILIKNRKKIKTKIMDKKIFYERFNLFRDYTDLYIAVYKGKPIAGMYCFDFNNIRYLFDNVSIPEYMKYRPNNLLYNEMIKDGCEKSDIDIIDFGSTAPKSSYFRWKKQYGGTPVPLQYYEKTYSPVKKFIREKTVRPRVMIRRLIWSKLVSQEQANKMSPKMRKFLEWF comes from the coding sequence TACAAGTGGCGTTTTGTATATGAGGAGCAAGGTTTTAAAACGTTTTATCTGATAGCAAATGATGAAAAAGACAACATAGCGGGCATATTCCCCTTTGCAAAGATCCCTATGTTTCTGAATGACAGCATACATTCAATGCCTCTTGGAGGAGCTTATGGCGGGCCGCTTAGCAGAAGCGCTGAAGTTATAACTGCATTAATGAAGAGAATGGATGAAATATGTCTTAAGGAGAATGTAGCATGTGCTAACATTCTAATGAATCCTCATATGGATAATACCGAATTAATTAGACATTGCAGGACTGTGGGTTATAAGCCTACATATACTGCCGATAAATCTCCTAATATTTTTGTATTAAATGCGTTGGATTATAAGATTGTCTGGAAATCATTTGATAGAATGGTGAGAAAGGCTATAAGAAAAGCAAAAAGAGAGGGAGTCTTCATAATAAAGAATGACTGGAATCTCATGGATGAATACTATTCCATACTGATAAAGAACAGGAAGAAGATTAAAACAAAAATTATGGATAAAAAAATATTTTACGAGAGATTCAATCTCTTTCGGGATTATACAGATTTATATATTGCTGTATACAAAGGCAAGCCTATAGCAGGGATGTATTGTTTTGATTTTAATAACATCAGGTATCTTTTTGATAATGTTTCTATTCCTGAGTATATGAAATATCGTCCGAATAACCTGCTATACAACGAAATGATAAAAGATGGTTGTGAAAAGTCGGATATTGATATAATTGATTTCGGAAGCACTGCTCCAAAATCATCGTATTTCCGATGGAAAAAACAGTATGGAGGAACTCCAGTGCCTCTTCAATACTATGAGAAAACATACAGCCCTGTAAAGAAATTTATAAGAGAGAAGACTGTAAGACCGCGTGTTATGATTAGAAGACTGATATGGAGCAAACTGGTTTCGCAGGAACAGGCAAATAAAATGTCACCTAAAATGCGCAAATTTCTGGAATGGTTCTAA
- a CDS encoding polyprenol monophosphomannose synthase — translation MKAVVSIPTYNEAENIEGLVYQILDLPVDIGVIIIDDNSPDGTGKIVDRLHIEFPDRVYHLHRENKAGFAAAHKAGLKYALRNTDAEYILTMDADFSHDPKYIPEMLTKMEEYDVIIGSRYIENGGTQNWGIGRKLLSRGANIYARTILSLSAGDCTGGFRCFRRKVVEHIGIEHLYSHGYGYLIETLFKCQRKGYRVGEIPIIFVDRQFGKSKLSKAIAVEAFFLVLKLRIRGEK, via the coding sequence ATGAAGGCTGTAGTATCTATCCCAACATATAATGAAGCGGAAAACATAGAAGGTCTTGTGTATCAAATATTAGATCTACCTGTGGATATAGGGGTGATAATTATAGATGACAATTCTCCTGATGGCACTGGCAAAATTGTTGATAGACTTCACATTGAATTTCCGGATAGGGTATATCATCTGCATAGAGAGAACAAAGCCGGGTTTGCTGCAGCTCATAAAGCAGGGCTGAAATATGCTCTTAGGAATACAGACGCGGAATATATATTAACAATGGATGCTGATTTCTCACATGATCCCAAATATATCCCAGAAATGCTGACTAAAATGGAAGAATATGACGTAATTATCGGGTCTAGATATATTGAAAATGGAGGGACTCAGAATTGGGGCATAGGTAGAAAACTGCTGAGCAGAGGGGCAAATATATATGCTAGAACAATATTAAGTCTTTCTGCCGGGGATTGCACAGGAGGATTCAGATGTTTTAGGAGAAAGGTTGTTGAACATATTGGTATAGAACATTTGTATTCCCATGGATACGGATATTTAATAGAGACATTGTTTAAATGTCAGAGAAAAGGATATAGAGTAGGGGAAATTCCAATAATCTTTGTAGATCGCCAGTTTGGAAAATCAAAGCTGTCAAAAGCCATTGCTGTAGAGGCGTTTTTCTTAGTCTTAAAGTTAAGGATTAGGGGAGAGAAGTGA